Genomic DNA from Lutibacter sp. A80:
AGTCCATTTTATCGAAGTTACTATTCTTGTTTTATGTATTTACTTTTTATCTAATTTTTTATTTCATTTTTTCAAACATTGCAATTTTACTTTCACCATTTGATTTTTTATAGCCTCTAAACATTCCAGACGAATTGAAATCCCAATAAACATCCCCATGTTTATCTATTAAAATCATTCCGCCTTCACCACCAAGTGGTCCAATTTGATTGAATAAAACTTCGTTTAAAGCGTTGTCTGGAGAGAATTTTTTAAATTTAATTAAGTTCGATACCTCGTGTGCTGCAACAGTTCTAATAAAGTATTCACCAGTACCTGTTGCTGAAATTCCACAGGTTAAGTTATTGGCATAAGTTCCTGCTCCAATAATAGGTACATCACCAATACGCCCGTATTTTTTATTAGTCATTCCACCAGTTGAGGTTCCTGCTGCAATGTTTCCATTTTTATCAATTGCTACTGCGCCAACAGTTCCATATTTATGGTCATCTATTAATTCATTTTTAATTAAGAAAGCAGTATGGTCGAGTGTTGTTGTAGTTTTTCCTTGTAATTTCTTCAATTGATTCATTCTTTTTTCAGTAAAAAAATAGGAACTATCAACCATTTCAATACCGTATTTTTTAGCCATAATTTCAGCTCCTTTTCCAGAAAGCAATACATGTTTAGAGCTATCCATAACTATACGTGCTGCTAATATTGGATTTTTAATATGGTTAATTCCAGCAACAGCTCCTGCATTTAAAGTATTTCCATCCATAATAGCGGCATCCATTTCTTGATTGCCATCGCTGTTATAAACGGCTCCTTTGCCTGCGTTAAACAATGGAGAGTCTTCCATAATATTAATTGCTGCTTGTATAGCGTCTAACGAAATTCCTCCATTATCTAAAACTGTATATCCTGCATTTAAAGCCTCTTCTAATTTTTGCGTGTAAGCTTCTTGCTGAGCTTTTGTAAAATATTCAGGTTTTATTCCGCCAGCACCTCCGTGAATTACAATTGCAAAACTGTTAGGATCTTTTGTAGCTTCAATATTTTTATCAGAAGTTTTTTCGTTGCAAGAAATAATTGAAATTATTAGAAGTAATGCTAAAGGTAGGTTTTTCATAAGTCTATGATTTTATATTCAAATATATTCATTTTAAAATTT
This window encodes:
- a CDS encoding isoaspartyl peptidase/L-asparaginase family protein, encoding MKNLPLALLLIISIISCNEKTSDKNIEATKDPNSFAIVIHGGAGGIKPEYFTKAQQEAYTQKLEEALNAGYTVLDNGGISLDAIQAAINIMEDSPLFNAGKGAVYNSDGNQEMDAAIMDGNTLNAGAVAGINHIKNPILAARIVMDSSKHVLLSGKGAEIMAKKYGIEMVDSSYFFTEKRMNQLKKLQGKTTTTLDHTAFLIKNELIDDHKYGTVGAVAIDKNGNIAAGTSTGGMTNKKYGRIGDVPIIGAGTYANNLTCGISATGTGEYFIRTVAAHEVSNLIKFKKFSPDNALNEVLFNQIGPLGGEGGMILIDKHGDVYWDFNSSGMFRGYKKSNGESKIAMFEKMK